In Phlebotomus papatasi isolate M1 chromosome 1, Ppap_2.1, whole genome shotgun sequence, the following proteins share a genomic window:
- the LOC129799098 gene encoding uncharacterized protein LOC129799098 isoform X2, protein MVSMMDVEPSKGQICDSRPTLVQSAVSQRSVELQMPPRTPEAEVTKKTLKLNLKSAYPVTSTPPGQPVSEIKGKTTIKSPKSPLGNSGVTIGNRVLPHQTSLTAQIDLVEDRKALRDALYQGIFHRHRRTIFALGSFIRMLKTRNSSYNTIRSSSEGDEEGR, encoded by the exons ATGGTTTCAATGATGGACGTCGAACCAAGTAAAGGTCAAATCTGTGATAGTCGTCCGACATTGGTGCAAAGTGCCGTGAGTCAGCGCTCAGTGGAACTCCAAATGCCACCCCGGACACCTGAAGCGGAAGTCACGAAGAAGACACTAAAGCTTAATTTGAAAAGTGCGTATCCGGTGACCTCGACACCACCAGGACAGCCCGTTAGTGAAATCAAGGGGAAAACCACCATTAAATCACCAAAGTCACCACTTGGAAATTCAG GTGTGACAATAGGGAATCGCGTGTTACCCCATCAGACTTCATTAACGGCACAAATAGACTTGGTGGAGGATCGAAAGGCACTTCGTGACGCTCTTTATcag GGGATTTTCCATCGACACCGACGAACCATTTTTGCACTTGGCAGTTTTATTAGGATGCTTAAGACACGAAATTCCTCCTACAACACCATCAGAAGCTCATCAGAAGGTGATGAGGAAGGcagataa
- the LOC129799099 gene encoding mitochondrial import inner membrane translocase subunit TIM50-C codes for MAQRCILSLSRHFQLTRVASPLCPPSGLFKSSRFVRNIAPQRNYAADVNKSNQEAQAGPQLLSKLFPHTAVPEKSQQDVEKEQKKQEEESKKEKEKSWKHMKIGFMVFGASAGMLGAWAIYDLGAPERDPAGKVIEDEFSNMPVVQQYFRRMWKNLTYYQKMIQEPSREKLLPDPVKPPYIQPTYTLVLEMKDVLVHPDWTYQTGWRFKKRPGVDNFLEQLARHFEIVVYTADQGMTVFPILDALDPNGYIMYRLVRDATHFVDGHHVKNLDNLNRDLSKVIVVDWDPNSTKLHPENTFNISRWTGNDDDATLFDLVAFLKTIAVSDVEDVREVLQYYRQFDNPLGQFRENQRKFYEQVQEKEREESAKPVAPVKKWTPSFLASK; via the exons ATGGCCCAAAGATGTATTTTATCACTTTCACGGCATTTCCAATTGACTAGAGTAGCATCCCCATTGTGTCCCCCAAGTGGTCTCTTCAAATCAAGCCGTTTTGTCAGAAATATCGCTCCACAGCGCAACTATGCTGCCGACG TGAACAAGTCAAATCAGGAAGCTCAGGCAGGTCCTCAGCTTCTCAGCAAACTTTTCCCACACACAGCGGTGCCCGAGAAGAGTCAGCAGGATGTGGAGAAGGAGCAGAAGAAGCAGGAAGAAGAGAGCAAGAAAGAGAAGGAAAAGTCCTGGAAACACATGAAGATTGGGTTTATGGTGTTTGGAGCTTCAGCTGGGATGCTGGGAGCATGGGCTATTTATGATTTAGGGGCTCCAGAGAGAGATCCCGCTGGGAAGGTAATTGAGGATGAATTTAGCAATATGCCAGTGGTTCAGCAGTACTTCCGGAGGATGTGGAAGAACCTCACGTACTACCAGAAGATGATTCAGGAACCCTCGAGAGAGAAACTTCTGCCAGATCCTGTAAAACCTCCGTACATTCAGCCAACTTACACACTTGTCCTGGAGATGAAGGACGTCCTGGTGCATCCGGATTGGACGTACCAGACAGGTTGGAGATTCAAGAAACGACCTGGAGTGGACAATTTCCTGGAACAACTGGCCAGACACTTTGAAATTGTGGTCTATACGGCTGATCAAGGAATGACAGTCTTCCCCATCCTGGACGCCCTGGATCCCAATGGCTACATCATGTACCGCCTGGTCAGGGACGCCACACATTTTGTCGATGGACACCACGTCAAAAACCTGGACAATCTCAACAGGGACTTGAGCAAGGTGATTGTCGTCGATTGGGATCCAAATTCAACAAAACTCCATCCGGAGAATACCTTCAACATCTCCAGGTGGACAGGAAACGACGATGATGCAACTCTCTTCGATCTGGTGGCGTTCCTCAAGA CAATTGCCGTTTCGGATGTCGAGGACGTCCGGGAAGTCCTGCAGTACTACAGGCAGTTTGACAATCCCCTGGGACAGTTCCGGGAGAATCAGAGGAAGTTCTACGAGCAGGTGCAGGAGAAGGAGAGGGAAGAATCGGCAAAGCCAGTGGCTCCAGTTAAGAAGTGGACACCGAGTTTCCTGGCCAGTAAGTAG
- the LOC129799100 gene encoding uncharacterized protein LOC129799100 — MEHVDGKSSLSGSDHEVMESWTFVDESRSTGQQQQPESSGSADCQPQNTETKASKYHLSVDQDNDTELSDGISIISDSDCGGRHTPEEPPSEAEKEVHRETKDRSTEAPFVPLTPPDTPLSLVEEEKRLAQVENRLVEKEDDVVRGIFGIGRRHVMLIVLLAGISGAMFGHIFRAMPGAPCDCTRLIEPLMNRVYDLEIENARLRDELSKLSQRILSETASGPSVQRPVETVGNDATVQGQKVWAGDREEAVVKPLVEESLCGGGTGDDLFDDYYGKMCREAENRVKEARKMFDKIKIEDPGTQKSSWESDKGRREPERFPAKDRNWEERKGKPGKYPEKDKNFKDDRRGSKEDRRDFKQDRRNSKEDRRDFKEDRKNSKEDRRNSKERFDDRRKKDDDWSGEDYRKRDKYEKMKKGERKNYEDFKDSRERKDGDKRKEKKNGKKWHDDDDSREDRSKEFDAEWHNKRMQGREQFREKESGEKNSNWYLERGSDREIKRLHVDDSHERRR, encoded by the exons ATGGAGCACGTGGACGGGAAGAGCTCACTCTCAGGGAGTGATCACGAAGTCATGGAGTCATGGACCTTTGTGGATGAATCCAGGAGCACGGGGCAGCAACAGCAGCCGGAATCATCAGGGAGTGCAGATTGTCAGCCCCAGAATACTGAGACGAAGGCAAG TAAATATCATCTCAGTGTGGATCAAGACAATGACACTGAGCTCTCTGATGGGATTTCCATAATCAGTGACAGTGACTGTGGGGGGCGTCATACGCCAGAGGAGCCTCCGAGTGAGGCTGAAAAAGAGGTGCACAGGGAGACGAAAGATCGCTCCACTGAGGCTCCATTTGTCCCCCTAACACCACCAGATACACCTCTGAGCCTCGTGGAGGAGGAAAAGAGGTTGGCACAGGTGGAGAATCGCCTGGTGGAGAAGGAGGATGATGTGGTGAGGGGAATTTTTGGGATTGGGCGACGTCATGTGATGTTAATAGTTCTATTGGCGGGTATTAGTGGAGCAATGTTTGGGCACATTTTCCGGGCAATGCCTGGAGCGCCGTGTGATTGCACGAGACTTATTGAGCCACTCATGAATAGGGTTTATGATCTTGAAATTGAGAATGCTCGGCTTCGGGATGAATTGAGCAAATTGAGTCAGAGAATCTTATCAGAAACTGCATCAGGTCCGTCCGTTCAAAGACCAGTAGAGACAGTTGGGAATGATGCTACGGTCCAGGGGCAGAAAGTCTGGGCTGGGGATAGAGAAGAGGCTGTTGTTAAGCCTCTGGTTGAGGAGAGTCTTTGTGGTGGGGGGACAGGAGATGATCTTTTTGACGATTACTATGGGAAAATGTGCAGAGAAGCTGAGAATCGTGTGAAAGAGGCGAGAAAAATGTTCGATAAGATAAAGATTGAGGATCCTGGAACGCAAAAGTCTTCCTGGGAGAGTGATAAGGGGCGAAGGGAACCGGAGCGGTTCCCTGCGAAAGACCGGAATTGGGAAGAGAGGAAGGGGAAACCGGGAAAGTATCCGGAGAAAGATAAGAATTTCAAGGATGATCGAAGGGGTTCTAAAGAAGATCGAAGGGATTTTAAGCAAGATAGGAGGAATTCTAAAGAGGATCGAAGGGATTTTAAGGAAGATAGAAAGAATTCCAAGGAGGATAGAAGGAATTCTAAAGAAAGATTCGATGACAGAAGGAAGAAGGATGATGACTGGAGTGGTGAAGATTATCGCAAACGCGATAAATATGAGAAAATGAAAAAGGGAGAGCGAAAGAATTACGAGGATTTTAAGGATAGCAGGGAAAGGAAAGACGGAGACAAGCGAAAGGAGaagaaaaatggcaaaaagtgGCACGATGATGATGACAGTAGAGAAGATAGGAGCAAGGAATTCGATGCCGAATGGCACAATAAGCGAATGCAGGGACGTGAGCAGTTCAGAGAGAAAGAAAGTGGCGAGAAAAATAGCAATTGGTACTTAGAAAGAGGATCAGATCGGGAAATCAAGCGTCTCCATGTGGATGATTCCCATGAGAGGCGTCGTTAA
- the LOC129809863 gene encoding uncharacterized protein LOC129809863 encodes MANWYVGIDHNRVRIDILTTYINAADCYEEFDRKLTNIQLAKDGRLDLHSLVMGRILQDTIQRTLRHIGPDLDIPRRQREPSDYIFRDGELVIFGKFPILEKDEFHLIHITPIPVAVENGTFIVPEIEADTMGIDFNKQIYFTLEDGHNQCSPIGSGKYYCRLSLLHNMDQNPNCVIDEIYHRHPKTKCEMIAVRLEGTLWKRLAMENTWLFIASQPTSVAVICKGHREEKLLKNAGILRIKEGCVIKTKRQTLHSTIEHHMKASATYIKPLEFAVVESSGLRRSL; translated from the coding sequence ATGGCCAACTGGTATGTTGGAATAGACCACAACCGAGTGCGCATTGACATTTTAACCACCTACATCAATGCTGCTGACTGTTACGAGGAATTCGACAGGAAACTGACCAACATTCAACTCGCGAAAGATGGTAGGCTAGATTTACATAGCCTCGTCATGGGAAGAATTCTCCAAGACACCATTCAAAGGACATTGAGGCACATCGGTCCAGACTTAGATATACCCCGAAGGCAACGAGAGCCAAGTGACTATATCTTTCGGGACGGTGAACTTGTCATCTTCGGGAAATTCCCCATTCTCGAAAAGGATGAGTTTCACCTCATTCACATAACACCAATTCCCGTTGCAGTGGAAAACGGCACATTCATCGTGCCAGAAATAGAAGCAGACACAATGGGAATCGATTTCAACAAACAGATTTACTTCACATTAGAGGATGGACACAATCAGTGTTCTCCTATCGGTTCCGGGAAATACTACTGTAGACTAAGTCTCTTGCACAACATGGACCAGAACCCTAATTGTGTAATCGACGAAATATATCATCGACatccaaaaaccaaatgtgAGATGATAGCCGTACGCTTAGAGGGGACGTTGTGGAAGAGGTTGGCAATGGAAAACACGTGGCTGTTCATTGCTTCACAACCTACGTCCGTTGCAGTCATCTGTAAGGGGCATCGAGAAGAGAAGCTGCTGAAGAATGCTGGAATTCTCCGGATTAAAGAAGGCTGCGTTATCAAAACCAAGAGGCAAACCCTTCATTCAACGATAGAACACCATATGAAGGCTTCTGCTACATACATTAAGCCTTTAGAGTTTGCAGTCGTAGAGTCTTCCGGACTCAGAAGATCGCTATAA